taaattatgattgactgaggaagtccgattttggtcaggcaaaacattacaggaatacatttgtgttagtgtgctgtagggctctcgaattgtatagttcttatgtatgcgttgtaaacttatggttattgaatttccgggaacctcttatattcaatttcgctccaggattgtggaacaagctgtaatgcgttcattatgttcgttttcacacaaaactgaagaatttatttagttaccagatgtgcgctacgaaactcattttctgggcgttttcatggtttcgtctcacggcccatatccgtggtaaggatctacaagtgtttaatagtttacttatacatttttcaacaacgtcttagcataacttaactaataataactaaacagggctatggaaagcctgcccaactcagcgcaaggtcgagcagaaataactaatattcatccgctcgctaacagctggtttaattcaattgttacgtcatgcagaagtcattgttcagtgccgaaaatgtagagaatataggacagatcgtagcacatatttcttgtggtaaaagcgtcttttccgtaaaacgtgcaacttttggaagtgggaacaaggcaatatttgttactaaatttttaaggaacattttaaaatcattttcaggtagttacctgatgtgcgctacgaaactcactttctaggcgtttttcagggcctcggctcgcggcctagaatattatttgaaaacacaccagacactgtggcGGACCCTTGTTGTGGGCAAAGAAATACGTTTTCTCTTAGTTAGCTAGCATTAAACCCTCTGTTTTCCTCAGTCACCTTTCTTATGACACTCATTTTATGATCAATTGTTAtatgtgaaaaatttcattaCTTGCAGCGTAAGTAGGCCTAGAGCTATCGTCAAGAAATAACTAAGTTGGGATTTCGGTGGAATCGCGCGGCGCAAAGTCAAATATGTGTTTGGTCTAGTGTACACTAAAATTGTACTGCGGGCTGCACGAAATGTGTCCGCGGGACGcatgggtttggaccacccttaCTATAATATATCACAAGGATAGAGGGCAGCCGCATGTTATATATATCAGTGCTAAAAGTCGCGTTTACACAATTCACAAGTTGATCTTCATTCTTGGTGTATTACACATTCAGCTGCAAGTAAACACATTACTCTCGATTTTGAAGTCTGAGACTCAATTGTAAAAAATTGCCGACCTGTGGTGAAATTCTTACTTATTCTATGTAAACACTGGTGGCAGCACATACAAGACATGAACCCGATCGTGGTTTATGAGTGAATACCAAAATAATAAAGAACATGAAATCATAATGAACATTGTGCGAGAATTAATGAGAACGTATGAGTCGCAGGCTGCGTGCATGAAAACGTGCCTCCAACAGTACGATAGCTAGATGTGAACAAGTaatattggtaatatattttttacaaagaatGAGATTTTGAGTCATAACTGACTTACAAGCAGAACAATTATAGTTGGATTAAAATCAATTTCTCACTTTTTGAcaacatttattttaaagtGTATCAGCCGAGAGTGACTGCTGACTGCTCGATAAACTTTGTATTCGTTTGAAATGCCCGTCAATACTCTACCCATTGCTGTTAAAAAGTGATAGGCGTTCACCAATGcttcaaactattttatggTCTTATCGATATGGCGCCGCGAAGTTTACTCCGATCCTACCTGATGTTGCTTAGCCATGCAGTTCTTTTATATCACTGATGTCATACGTGATTGATTTGTATTTGACCATTTGTTATGCTTCAGTGATCAAATAACTAACAACACTCTGTTTATCACGGTTGCTACTGAACTCGAAATTCTCCGAGATTTCAAGTTATGCAACTCGTTAGCGTTCAACCGCCGTCGTGAGTGACCGTTCGTGGATCCCGAAGGCCTGACCTCGCCATGTCAAGCAAAGCCAAGATGGAtagaggataggatttacatatttatcccggggagaggaaagccgataaggcggcttatccatatggcgaatcacggcctctcgtccggttaccattccaagtcgggtatgggattagttatattgtttgttttcggaagcatggacttggtggtggaggaagcagtaaccgaccagcggttacgtgaaccacccaacgacggcgaggagtccagcaatcctctcgcacataaccatccctgcatgggattcgaacctgcgaacccacgcagagtaattagaggtgcggtggcgagcgtattcctaacgcttagcccgttgagccacaccgccgcgccatggAGAAGCATAGCAAGCCAAATACCTCACGTGTACACAGTGGCGTGCCTGAAGGGGGCGAAAGGGGCAGTCGCTCCGGGCAGCACGTTATAGGGGGCAGCAGAACCGAGCTGTCGTTTTCGTTATCACACATGTTTTTCTCGACGTGTTTATATTCAATTAAAAGCTGACATTATATGTTTAGTCCTGTGTTACTAACTGTGGTGATAGCGAGTCAAAAACGGATGTTTCCCCGACAATTGACCCCAGAAAAACTCTTCCTATATTCcacaattgcaacatttttggtGCTCATATTAAGTGTGGTTTCGCGAGTTAGTGCATTAAACTGGTTTATATGTTTTAAACaatcattttaattcaaaatgtgCAATCCTGAtatttaaaagtaccggtagaAAAGTTTAGCCTACTTTGCTACAGCTATTTCCATCCCAATTTTTGATTAGCAGCAATTGAACTACGAGAAGGCGgaataatcattgaattatttgatccGTACTGACAATTCCGAATcataactaaaaactgacaaatagcatgcaaaacggtgaaaacgaggtaatgtttacaaccatgccagAAAAGCTGTTTGTGTGGCTGCTAAAACGCCAACTGTTGCATCGCTTTTTAAGATGGAAACAGAGATTTTTCAAACATGTTGAAGATTTTATTGCTCCGTCGGTGGAGCTCGGCGAGGATGTTTTACATATTTTGTGCGTTGCATATTGTTTATTACTCACTATACAGTACTCAATTCGCTACTAATTGCGAATGATCTTTCTCAAAGTAAACATATAAGAACACATTTAATGTCTTCGATGTTAAATTAACGCCTGCCAAATTTATCTTTGATCATCATCGAAAAGAAATTCCCGGCGAACAAGGGGAAAGAGGCTGTCTTTCAGACATTTGTTGACAGCAAAGTAGATTTGACATATGAATAAGTGACTTGTTTTTTGCTAATAAATGAGTTCGATCTTGTAAATGTAAGTTTATAGGTTAGGTTAATGatatatttaacaaaacaaACGTTTCCATCTTACTTGgcctttaatttatttattctcgtGCATAATAACATCTATAATTTGCTCATTGCACGAATTATTTTTAAGgttaggtataaggggcagCATTATCAGGAACTCGCCCCGGGCTGCAGAACAGTTCGGCACGCCCCTACGTGTGCATCAACAAATTCAGTAAATTAAGATATAATATATTACGTACTGAAGATACTTACGGTGCCTCTGCAAGATTCGTTTCAAACTGTCTCGTCTCCTTTGTCACGAATCTTTGCAACTACGTCGCAATAGCTATATATACTTAGACTAAAACGATATTTTAAAAGAGAAGTTCGGATCCAGGATTGTCGGCAGCTGGGgccacaatattattttggatCAACTGAAGAAAAGGTTGAGAACAACAGTCTtaacacgatgcgccacaccgccgaggaTAAAATGAAAGCAGTGGTTTATGCAGCGTCTGGTCGGTAGGCCCCTTCCATCGTTCAACTTCATGTACCCGAAAATAGTACTGTATCTATGTACAAAATGCTGTATAGCCCAATGATACTAAAAATTCTTCTTAGTTCCTATTTGCCCTTCACTGAGGGAACCAAATGCCGAACGCCCAAAATTTAACTTTCATCGTACGTCACAATGCTGATAAAATGCTTTATCAGCGTTAAGTGATTTTGCTTCTCTATACTTTGCGGAAGCTTAGCACGGGCTTTGTTAGTCTTTTTAGCGCCACGGCCTTGACAGCACCATTCTACAGCACCAGGCCAGAGTTATGCTCGCGTACCCAAGTGCTTAGCGTTTTGTTTCTGGAATCTTACTTAGAAACGCCAAATAATATCGAACTAGGCTAACGACAAAGGGACGTATCGTCTCGGGTGAACTGGTAGTTCAGAAACCAGGAAGGCCAGAAGGCTATCTCTGTCTGTCTGTAGTCTATCTATCGTTACGTTATTCCTGTATTCAGTTATTGGTCAGTTGGTTGAACCACCAGTTCACAATCGCGATCTGACAATTACTTAAATAATGGACACCAACGGAAGCATTAATGAAAAGGATATTTTTGAGGAGTTTGGTCAACCTTTGGAGGTTGGAGATTCATGGTGAGTTGATGAAATCTGCTATGTTGGTTTTCCATATCAAGTAAATAGAATTGCAATTATACTGAGCAAAGAAATATTTTCCGTCCAAGCTCTTCAGAAAATTCGAACCTTGTCTGCTTGTAGCCAACATTTCCAGCTATGTAAAAAACAAGTTTCAAAAATCAGTATTGTATTTCTGGAGTTTCACTATATTTTGATACTTCTGTTAAAATTTCATGCCCAGGAATTGACTACTCTTCATTTGTTGTTTTCCAATATCAGGTATCTAATATCAGTGAGCTGGGTTAACAATTGGAAAAACCATGCTGGAATCGATGACTCAAGTGGTGAAAATCCAGGACAAATAGACAACTCCAGATTGTTTGAAGGTATTTTTGTTAGTTGTTACTATTTCTTGAATGATGGCAAGTTTTCAAGAATACTGGAATCGACTCGATCGAATGTATGTTGTTTCGTTTGcattactattttatttttataaaccatgtaaattattacttatcgatcttaagatcggtaagtatgttgataggtatttgtctgtctgtttgtctgttatatgaacgcgatatctcaagaaggcgagattgaatctgctccacaTTTTGCGTGTGCATTAATCATATCCCGGACCAGAAGCCTactgattttggatgaattatgtcatataattagcgagctattagtgatgggacacacggtgtcactatagagtcatgaatcgaaaccgcagtttcgatcgatcaGTTTCGGTCTCCGACTGATAATCTCGTTTCATTTATTACTGATAATGATGTTTGGattgaatttttcatattaaatcaATAGGTATTACCAGACATGAGATTCTGTTTTGATATGGTTGAGCTTATCGTATCAGTTTTACCCTTCTTGGCCTTTCTCCATGGTCCACTCATTTGCAATTCAAGAGGAATCTGTTAAATGTTATAGCAATTGTGTTGAAACTCTCGCCACGTTACTACTGgttctattttttgtaaataaatattgtttttgcaATCTTGTGTTTATCTGGCTTCAGAAAATTCTGATACCTTGCGGGAACATTTACTGGAAGAAAGTGAATATATGTTGATTCCTGCTGAATGCTGGAAAAAGCTCGTTCATATTTATGGAATACCAGAAGGACAAAAGCCTATTTGTAGGAAGGTAATTTTGTTCTTATGAAAGAAATGAATTTGTAGTTGGTATTGGTGAATATATGATTACAGTTTTTATACCCATAAATTTGACATTTCATTATGTTTGGAACAATGCCACATAGATTACACATGCATTCCCATCTCATCCTTATTAATACCCTTGTAGTTTAAGTCTGTTTCATGTTATCATATTTATTATAGGCCTATGAATAAATGGGTAGATAAACTCTCTTCTACCATCTTGCTTATTTGTCTTGACAGGTAATTGAGACCGGAACATTTTCCAAACAAACAACTGTTGAAATATATCCACCTTGCATCAGTATGAAACAACATGATGGTGACGGCCAAATTACCAAGGAAAACTTCAGTAGAGTAGCACTAATAGGTAGTAAAATACTGAATGTTTTTGATTGCGATGTTTCAATGTTGATGTTATTAATAATCTTTCGAATTAAATCAGTTTTGATACaattttcgttcaaaaatacATGATACTCTGATAGGGAGTGTGTGTTATTGCCACTTTTGCTTAAATGTGAATCCAATAAAAGTGTTTATGATGGATTCAAGTTTGACTCTTATCTCCTGAAGGCTAATTGGAAGggatttgattttgatttaatGAGTTAATATTGCTCTGTAGGTGATATTCACAAGAGAATGAAAGAAATATTTGGAATACCTGTGGAACAAACCACCCGATTGTATATTGAAGACAGTTCTGAAAACTCACTTGATGATAAATTTTCAATGGAGAAGGCTGGAGTTGGTCCCACATCGGTAATATGgtgtttttattcaataaatagCAACATAGAGAACTTAAACAGCTGCAATATAAATATAAGCAACTTTCACCATTTAGgcacagcatttttttcataagaCTGGATAGTAAGCAAACGCTGAACACCAGACAATTAAAGATATAATTCAGAAATATCTAAGCCTAGAtaggataaaattttggaaatttattcaacaaattGTGAAACACCATTAATTGTTTGTTGTATGTTTGACTTAGTCTATGACTCTTGCATGTTGGTTTTATGGCTTGGTTTATTGTATGCATGAAACAAACCTTGGGTGTGAAAAAAAATGCATCAGTTCCTAAATTCTACTTTGATTCAATTTAGGTGGTTGTGatagaaaaacaaaatgataataaaacttGGCCTCGATCCACGATTGCACCTCCTTCATATACAGAAGCTACAACGTCAACTTCATCAACtctgtcaaaatataatactAAGAATTCTAATTCTTCATCTTTTTCTTCCAGTAACGGGTATGTATTCACTCATTTACTTTTGAATTTCCCTTCTTTGGGTTTTACATCTTTAGATTAGCGTAGATATTTCATGAATGTAATGAATGTTGTAAcaagacattgtaaatttgtataaattaattttataatgcAGAATAGTTGAGAATGTTttacctgttttttttttttaataccgCCCTAATTTTAATTAGATTTTCTTGGTTGGCAAGTCTCTTGGCAAACCATCAGTCCAGTTTAGAATGAATATATCTTGAATTATTCCTAAAATCATGAATAGACATTATCAAATATGAACAATTTCAAATGTGTTTTATGTCATTTGTCAATGTCATTTTGTTTGACTCGGAAAAAATCTCAAATTTGAGATTCAAAACAAATGTATATACAAGACTGGATGAGACtgataaaattttatcaattatGAGACTTCTTATTTTCAAATCGAgaataattttcttttgaacTTCTAGAAGCCACAATACAAGATACAGTTCAAACAATACTTATCGTTCATATCGAGATACACCAGGGATATGTGGTCTCAGCAACTTGGGCAACACTTGTTTCATGAATAGCGCAATCCAGTGTTTGAGTAACGTCTCTCCTCTTACGATGTATTTTTAtggtaaaaattatttttaataagaaGGATATTTGATGTAGTTTGTGAAATGTGGTAATAATATGACCATGTTATTAAAGTTGAACCTGTAATTAAGCTTTTTGAGATGTCTATTCATTGTAATGTTCCTTATTCCACATTGCATTATCTATTGTACAAGATATTCAGTGGTTGTTCATCCGTACAAATGTTAATACACATACGCCGTTAAACTTCTTCTAAAActtgtttatttttcagaaaataaatatatcaaggAGCTGAACAGAACAAATCCTATTGGCATGCGGGGAAAATTAGCTGAAACTTATGCTACCTTGATCCATGATATTTGGTCAGGAAATCATTCTTCTGTATCACCACGTGAATTCAAGGTGAGGACTGGATTCTGGAAggatttttacttttatttcaggGAGAGAAATGAGGTTTTTGGTAGAAATATACAAGTTTTCTGAATTTTAAATGTCACAATTTTATTCAGTGAGCtgtaatttttttgtcataGTTGTGCTGTGATGGGTAATGAGTCATTCTAGATAGGAATTACGTCTATTGTGGCCCAATGCATCAGAATAGGAGTGCAACAATATGCTGCAATATCGTTGTTTCATAAGAATAGGTACATTTCATTCTGCCAGAATGGGACAGTTACTCATGGATTCCATACATTTTGAACGACTGCCCTGGTGTATTGATCTCGATTGCTTGCTGaccatacttttattttttctatttagtATAAAGTATCCAGTTTTGCTCCACAATTTTCTGGATATCAGCAACATGACAGTCAAGAACTTATGGCATTTTTGATTGATGGTCTTCATGAAGATTTAAACCGAATTGACAACAAACCGTGAGTATTTCATAAtaattttcactgtatttagTTTCGGTTcacaattttttgaatgaatacTTCTGTGTTATTATTGAGGTGAAAACATAGTATAGAATGATTCTTCGATCTCTTGGCAGCTTCAGTATTTGGCTGAATTTTTTGTTAGGAATTTGTTCAAGGCGCGACATTTGTCAGAATTGCATGAATGGTGTGATTTTGTTATTAAAGTATACAGGCATTAGTATATAAAGCTTTGTATATTCTCAACTTTTCTCaattaaattcatattcttTCATATTTCTCTTATTTTTTTGCAGTTCAAATTGTGAATACTTTCCAGAATGTATATTAATAGTATTTTTGTAGTTGAATTCATAGCGTGTGCCTCAATACCCAGATGTACAGATAGacagaatattttaatattttcaaatcactaACTCAACTAAAGTAATGGATGAATATCTCAATAGTTTGGCTCAATAGCATACTGTGAATATTTCGATATAGAAATCAGAGCTTTCGAAACTTAGTCATAGTCATATTGACTAATGTTCAgatatttttatctatttatCTTTTATTAATGTAGGTATGTGGAATTAAAAGATTCAGCAGGACGTCCTGATTATGATGTTGCCATAGAAGCCTGGAAAAATCATTTAAGAAGAAACGATTCAATCATTGTTGACATGTTTCATGGATTGTTCAAAAGTACAATTGTTTGTCCTGACTGTGACAGAGTCTCTGTAACCTTTGATCCATTTGGATATTTACCACTTCCTCTGCCAAAGGCAAAAGATAGGATGATTCCTTGTACTTTCTTTCCTAGAGATGCTAAAAAACCCGTGACAAaggtaattttttattgttcaaatgAATTTGTGATGTAAGATTAACATGCAATCAGGAATCATCATTATGTCAGCGATGTACGCAAAATTGGAAACGTACACATTAGGCCcattatattttttcgtttatACGGTTTTGATATTGGCATTATTGAATGATACAAATATGTTGATACCTTGGTTAAaaattctcaaacttttcataacTAGCAATGCATTTACGGATCATTGCgcattggaaaaatatttgacttTGTAACAGTATTTATAGCATTTAATCAGTCCCAGTGTGGGgatttcaatttctttcgaTCTGTTCTAATATTCACTGCAATAAATTTTAGTACAATGTGACAGTATCAAAAGACGGATGCATAAGAGATTTATGTAAAGCATTGGCAAAACAGACTGAAACTGAAGAAAATGAACTCATCGTCACTGATGTTTACAACTATAGGTAAGAAATTGTTCCCATTTTACCTTGCTTCAGTTTCAGTTATCTGATGAATATTTTAGTTGTGCTATAAGATTAATATGTGAGTGATATGTTGGGTGATTGGTCTTGGAAGAAATTCCATTAAAAAATGCCAAAATTAACGACATACTGGTACATTCTCAATCCCAACTAACTTTATGTCTGTAAACCTGATATCCAAGGagaatatgatgtcataatcgtCATTGGATAGTTTAGGGAAATTGTCTCTGCAATGAATTCTGATTGAAGACAAAACTTCATTCATTGCACTGTAAACCATTTTAATTGATTGCTAAAAGTTGATACAACTTGAGTGACTAATTGCGATTTTCCAATGCTTTGTTCATTTCTTATTTTAACTCCCACAGATTCTACAAAATCTATAGAGGAAGTGAAAGTATCGGCAATTACACAGATCGAGATAATTTGTTCGTTTTCCAAATTGGATTTGATGAAGAAGTTGAAAATGATGCAAATgaacaagaagaagaagaaaagttaGAATATGCTCGTGTTGTCATGAGACAGTGTAGTAGGTGAGACTGAGATTTTATAAAATCCATTTATTTTAGGGATCTCTCGATCACtgagattctaaaatatatttgtttctaTTCTGGACAGCAAAGAATATAAATTTCTGCAATTTTCATATCccatttgtatttatattggaATTTTATGACTATGCTGTGACTGTGATGCACCATTGTCCCTATGTTTGTTAGGGATTTTTAGGTAAAGACTACGCTGAACTGGAAAAGATTGCAGTACTTGAAAACTGCCTTTTTATTAATACCTGTACAGACCATCCATTGAAACGATCTCAGGCAATTATAGTTCAATATGTATGGATTTCTTTTATTTGCTCATTCCAGTTTTTAATCAATTCATTGTAATTTTATACAATACATTTTTGAATTGTTGTTTTCTACTCAGAAAACGGTTAACATTTCTCATTGTTGCATGATAACAATTTTTCAGTGCCCACGGGATGAGACTCTTTGCACACCCGTTTTTGATTCCTGTAAAATCAGGAGTAACAACATATCGAAAATTGTATAACTCAATACTTGCTGCAGTATCGTAAGTATCATTTCACAAAGCCTTGATtactgtatatattttatactacAGATTCTTACCTAGTATTCTGGATACTCCCATAGTATAATTACCAGGttaagattaggccataatttcattctgatttttcttattttagttctattacgagtttggggagcCAAGCCCTGCCAATAGtaatcagtccctttacacaacttgatgtaaagtacgcgaacaaaattagttacctccatattggtacatacacttctggagcgccgtattTTGTAAGATCCTATTCCAAACAATATTTCGTCATATTTTTCACTCTTCCTAAACATATTGATAGTTGTGCGTTAATTAATGACAGAGATTTATAGCAGATTCATCATGAAATGAGTTATGAAGTGAAGTCCAAACTGATTTCAAGTCTTGAGTTTCAGCTTTGTAGTGTTTGAGTTAGATGAAGTTCAACTTATTTTTTTGCAGTCGCTATGTCAAACAAGAGTACaaagaaaacataaaaatgttgtCAGAATTGAAA
The sequence above is a segment of the Styela clava chromosome 7, kaStyClav1.hap1.2, whole genome shotgun sequence genome. Coding sequences within it:
- the LOC120327665 gene encoding ubiquitin carboxyl-terminal hydrolase 15-like isoform X1, coding for MDTNGSINEKDIFEEFGQPLEVGDSWYLISVSWVNNWKNHAGIDDSSGENPGQIDNSRLFEENSDTLREHLLEESEYMLIPAECWKKLVHIYGIPEGQKPICRKVIETGTFSKQTTVEIYPPCISMKQHDGDGQITKENFSRVALIGDIHKRMKEIFGIPVEQTTRLYIEDSSENSLDDKFSMEKAGVGPTSVVVIEKQNDNKTWPRSTIAPPSYTEATTSTSSTLSKYNTKNSNSSSFSSSNGSHNTRYSSNNTYRSYRDTPGICGLSNLGNTCFMNSAIQCLSNVSPLTMYFYENKYIKELNRTNPIGMRGKLAETYATLIHDIWSGNHSSVSPREFKYKVSSFAPQFSGYQQHDSQELMAFLIDGLHEDLNRIDNKPYVELKDSAGRPDYDVAIEAWKNHLRRNDSIIVDMFHGLFKSTIVCPDCDRVSVTFDPFGYLPLPLPKAKDRMIPCTFFPRDAKKPVTKYNVTVSKDGCIRDLCKALAKQTETEENELIVTDVYNYRFYKIYRGSESIGNYTDRDNLFVFQIGFDEEVENDANEQEEEEKLEYARVVMRQCSSAHGMRLFAHPFLIPVKSGVTTYRKLYNSILAAVSRYVKQEYKENIKMLSELKRCELNESIGSDVDGNEVGDTNKEQDEMEDETQWFKLVTINSFGTTVYKELKDNDEPIKFTGDVYFSAEWDSATCEEYAEENWSDTFKNDESMNKTGNKDKGINLQKCMEFFTTPEKLGKEDLWYCPKCKDHKQATKKFDLWTLPPVLIIHLKRFSYTRWSRDKIGTYVDFPTRDLDLSDFIINPAKSKWHEQKKRYNLIGVSNHYGGMGGGHYTAYCRNYKDGKWYYFDDSSVTESSEDKVKTKAAYMLMYQRQDIEEWVNKEGDDDFNFLESMVSPRSCHVRGFDFNMSEKKREQLLNGNDSNLSNCGEEEMDTS
- the LOC120327665 gene encoding ubiquitin carboxyl-terminal hydrolase 15-like isoform X2; amino-acid sequence: MDTNGSINEKDIFEEFGQPLEVGDSWYLISVSWVNNWKNHAGIDDSSGENPGQIDNSRLFEENSDTLREHLLEESEYMLIPAECWKKLVHIYGIPEGQKPICRKVIETGTFSKQTTVEIYPPCISMKQHDGDGQITKENFSRVALIGDIHKRMKEIFGIPVEQTTRLYIEDSSENSLDDKFSMEKAGVGPTSVVVIEKQNDNKTWPRSTIAPPSYTEATTSTSSTLSKYNTKNSNSSSFSSSNGSHNTRYSSNNTYRSYRDTPGICGLSNLGNTCFMNSAIQCLSNVSPLTMYFYENKYIKELNRTNPIGMRGKLAETYATLIHDIWSGNHSSVSPREFKYKVSSFAPQFSGYQQHDSQELMAFLIDGLHEDLNRIDNKPYVELKDSAGRPDYDVAIEAWKNHLRRNDSIIVDMFHGLFKSTIVCPDCDRVSVTFDPFGYLPLPLPKAKDRMIPCTFFPRDAKKPVTKYNVTVSKDGCIRDLCKALAKQTETEENELIVTDVYNYRFYKIYRGSESIGNYTDRDNLFVFQIGFDEEVENDANEQEEEEKLEYARVVMRQCSSAHGMRLFAHPFLIPVKSGVTTYRKLYNSILAAVSRYVKQEYKENIKMLSELKRCELNESIGSDVDGNEVGDTNKEDEMEDETQWFKLVTINSFGTTVYKELKDNDEPIKFTGDVYFSAEWDSATCEEYAEENWSDTFKNDESMNKTGNKDKGINLQKCMEFFTTPEKLGKEDLWYCPKCKDHKQATKKFDLWTLPPVLIIHLKRFSYTRWSRDKIGTYVDFPTRDLDLSDFIINPAKSKWHEQKKRYNLIGVSNHYGGMGGGHYTAYCRNYKDGKWYYFDDSSVTESSEDKVKTKAAYMLMYQRQDIEEWVNKEGDDDFNFLESMVSPRSCHVRGFDFNMSEKKREQLLNGNDSNLSNCGEEEMDTS